The Polyodon spathula isolate WHYD16114869_AA unplaced genomic scaffold, ASM1765450v1 scaffolds_1362, whole genome shotgun sequence DNA segment CTCAATCTGGCACTGTATTGTTCAATTAATAGAATTGAAAGATGTCCGTATAACACTGTTTCTATTACAATGGCCTTGAAAGCTCCCTTAACGACCTGAGGTTAGATCAAAGTGGTGGACTGGTAGCCTAGCTATGCTTTGTGTGTTCCCTTTGCAGGTGGTTTGGATTACCTTGTGCTCAATCATATCGGATCCAGCCCTTTCCAGATGTGGAATGGAGATGTGGATCATGCCCGCTGGCTCATGCAGGTACTTTTCATTGGGACAATCTCCCACCCTGTGAAATGGGTTCAGTGTGGTTCTGCCCCCCTGTGAAATGGGTTGGGTGTTGTTCTGCCCCCCTGTGAAATGGGTTCAGTGTGGTTCTGCCCCCCGTTAGTCACCCAAGCGATTAGTGTGTGAGGACTGCCTCATGATCTAGCTTCTTCTGTTTAGGGGGAATAcatgaatgttttattattgttccaCAGTACCTTCTTGATCCAGGAGGAGACCCAAAGGCTGCATGCATGTTCTTTCTTTATTCCATTGCAGGTTACAGCTCTAGCATGTCTTACCCAAATTGCAATCTTGCAGGAATACTTTTTTCTGATATCACGTCTGTTAAGCCCACACCACTGTATTTGTTTGCAAGGTTTATCAGAGGTAATAGAATTCCCAACATCGGCACTTCTATAATTGGTAGGATGCTACTATCAAACTTTCTATAAAATTCATTTTTGCTCTTGAATTACTCTTTCACTGGGAATTTGAACTCGAACTGGGATTTTCAAAACAACTTAGTAGGGTGGAAATGGAAAATCCTGTTGCTTTTCCAGAGATAATATTCATCTTCTGTTTGCAATCTGAGGTGAATTACTTGAGTTACATAGAGATGACAAATTCAGCCATGCCCTTTCTGAAGCAAAGCAACGGATCCATTGTCGTAGTGTCTTCAATTGCAGGTCAGTACAATATGCTGTCTGTATAGTCAGGAAGCATGCCTCATGCCTTGTTTATCTTCTGTGGGTGATGGCAGGGAAGGTGGAGGTTGAAATGGTAGCTGAGCAAAGTGAATGCAAAACAGGGCCCATGCTTTTTCAATAGTggggaaatattttatttaagagatAAAAAGAAATTATGAACAGTTCATATTTTCACTGCATtccatactgttttttttgttcagtttcatatatatatatatatatatatatatatatatatatatatatatatatatatatatatatatatatatgtttcataaCCATTGATTAATactcacattttaaacactcctaAATCTCTGGAGATCTTTCTTAGTCTTCCATAGCTCTGTCCACGACTGATCCCTGAACCTTGTTTGCTTCCACAGGAATGATTCCTACTCCATTCACAGCTCCCTACTCAGCAACCAAGTTTGCGCTCAGCGGCTTCTTCGGAACTCTGCGGCAAGAGCTGTCAATGAAGCAGGAGAGCATCTCCATCACAGTGTGCATTCTGGGGCTGATTGATACCGAATCTGCCTTGCGTAATGTCAGGTAAGCTTCCCTCCGGCTGCCTGTGTGGCTGTACAACTGGGGCACCGACGAGGTGCACTTAGCCCCCCTTTTCCCTCTAAATTGAATTAGGAGCATCCACATATGCTCTCACAACAGCTCAGTGGACATTgtccgatcccatgaccaagccaattgTCTGCTTACACCCAGGCCAGTAGGGGCCGCTGTAGCGTAAAAAGGAGACACtacctgtggaatccccagtgaagatcaCCAACTTTGCA contains these protein-coding regions:
- the LOC121309572 gene encoding hydroxysteroid 11-beta-dehydrogenase 1-like protein isoform X1: MLPVVRKMLLAGTILSAGLVGYLWRDTFESDSLKGARVLVTGASTGIGEQMAYHYARFGAQIVLTARRGAVLEQVVKKCLKLGAEKALYIAADMAVPTDPDRVLKFAAKSLGGLDYLVLNHIGSSPFQMWNGDVDHARWLMQVNYLSYIEMTNSAMPFLKQSNGSIVVVSSIAGMIPTPFTAPYSATKFALSGFFGTLRQELSMKQESISITVCILGLIDTESALRNVR